In Enoplosus armatus isolate fEnoArm2 chromosome 2, fEnoArm2.hap1, whole genome shotgun sequence, one DNA window encodes the following:
- the LOC139295177 gene encoding axin-1-like → MSVLRELHGIGYRGGGGVVASLSGPTHFTEDAPRPPVPGEEGSDVDLPVQSTNTRPNTLSQTLGYPPLSSSSKMGDPSSYTPSSSSATPRRPDLDLGYEPEGSASPTPPYLKWAESLHSLLDDQEGIQLFRNFLCQEGCADLLDFWFACSGFRKTSQEKKAKLAKAIYRKYIVDGSGIVSRQIKAATKSFIRDCVGRPHPDPAMFEQAQTEIQSMMEENTYPLFLKSDLYLEYTRTGGESPKPNPSDQSPSSGPAKPVPGYLPTLAEDEEWRCGGGGVREVEEEKDEEECGDTPAGRLTHSLLMQTAPQRATTNRRRPDSREYRPWREPVNPYYANMGYARAPATSANDSEQQSMSSDADTLSLTDSSVDGIPPYRYRKQHRKEMHESAKANGRVPLPHIPRTYRMPKDIHVEPERFAAELISRLETVLREREAQERLEERLKRVRLEEEGDDADISVTTSMSSHSIPLPLPSSFPPLYGARYSETTANTATVTTYGSLVAMEDSHDDDPESILDEHVQRVMKTPGCQSPGATNSTLGGGGRHTPPKSSRSPDGGTGPPHYPPHRGGGHSLPAAGVKGMHHHKQPYHHRGREGQEEAGSRSQANFLWNGDPANQYPGRSRNYADGAGASTIEGMGYSSKGSTLSRRGCKKASETSGKGDESGRGMDAQVPHEDLERNQKILQWMMDGDRQRKSTHGGSTSSSRRTGTSSESPRPTSVERPGAVHPWVSAQLRNNPSSVSPVIPGSSSAQVQPSHPFIQDPAMPPNPAPNPLTQLEEARRRLEEERRRNALQQAKQRHKSGKRQVCENMTVAYYFCGEPIPYRTSVKGRVVTLGQFKELLTKKGHYRFYFKKVSDEFDCGVVFEEVRDDDAILPIFEEKIIGKVEKVD, encoded by the exons ATGAGTGTTCTCAGAGAATTACATGGGATTGGGTACAGGGGCGGTGGTGGGGTTGTGGCCTCTCTGAGCGGCCCTACCCACTTTACCGAGGATGCTCCGCGACCCCCAGTTCCTGGTGAGGAGGGATCTGATGTGGACCTCCCAGTCCAGTCAACCAACACCCGTCCGAACACCCTTTCCCAAACCCTTGGCTATCCCCCGTTATCCTCATCATCTAAAATGGGGGATCCATCAAGTTACACACCCTCCTCATCGTCTGCGACTCCGCGTCGCCCTGATCTGGACTTGGGGTATGAACCTGAGGGCTCGGCTTCACCAACTCCTCCGTACCTGAAGTGGGCAGAGTCACTTCACTCTCTTCTAGACGATCAGGAAGGCATCCAGCTGTTCCGAAACTTCCTGTGCCAGGAAGGGTGTGCAGACCTTCTCGACTTCTGGTTTGCTTGCTCTGGGTTCAGGAAGACCAGCCAGGAGAAGAAGGCAAAGCTGGCCAAGGCCATCTACAGGAAATACATTGTAGACGGAAGTGGGATTGTCTCCAGGCAGATAAAAGCAGCCACCAAGAGCTTCATCAGAGACTGTGTGGGAAGGCCACATCCAGACCCTGCTATGTTTGAACAG gCCCAGACAGAGATCCAGTCCATGATGGAGGAGAACACCTACCCTTTGTTTCTTAAGTCGGATCTGTACCTGGAGTACACgcggacaggaggagagagccCCAAGCCTAACCCTAGTGATCAGAGCCCTTCATCGGGTCCAGCCAAGCCTGTGCCTGGGTACTTACCCACACTCGCTGAGGATGAGGAGTGGAG gtgtggaggaggaggagtgagggaggtggaagaagagaaagatgaggaggagtgTGGAGACACACCAGCTGGGAGGCTGACTCACAGCCTGCTAATGCAAACAGCACCGCAGAGAGCCACAACCAACAGGAGGAGGCCGGACAGCAGGgagtacag ACCATGGCGGGAGCCGGTAAACCCATACTACGCAAACATGGGCTATGCTCGTGCTCCAGCAACCAGTGCCAATGACAGTGAGCAGCAGAGCATGTCGAGCGATGCAGACACACTGTCACTGACCGACAGCAGTGT aGATGGTATTCCTCCATACAGATATCGGAAGCAGCATCGTAAAGAGATGCATGAAAGTGCCAAAGCCAATGGACGTGTGCCCCTACCTCATATACCT CGCACGTACCGCATGCCAAAGGACATCCACGTAGAGCCCGAGAGGTTTGCAGCGGAGCTCATCAGCAGGCTGGAGACGgttctcagagagagagaggctcaggAAAGACTCGAAGAGAGGCTGAAGAGAGTACGACTG gaagaagagggcGACGATGCTGACATCTCCGTGACAACCTCCATGTCTTCTCATAGCATAccactccccctcccctcatcGTTTCCACCTCTCTACGGCGCCCGTTATTCAGAGACCACTGCTAACACGGCAACAGTCACCACTTATGGCAGCCTGGTTGCCATGGAGGATTCCCATGACGACGACCCGGAATCTATTTTGGACGAGCACGTACAGCGCGTGATGAAAACGCCGGGCTGCCAGTCGCCAGGGGCAACCAACAGCACCTTAGGAGGAGGGGGTCGACATACTCCTCCCAAATCATCACGTTCACCTGATGGAGGGACCGGACCGCCTCACTACCCTCCACATCGAGGGGGAGGTCACAGTCTGCCTGCTGCTGGGGTCAAAG GTATGCATCACCACAAGCAGCCGTatcaccacagaggaagagaagggcaGGAGGAGGCGGGCTCTAGGTCTCAGGCCAACTTCTTGTGGAACGGAGACCCAGCAAACCAGTATCCAGGGAGAAGTCGTAACTACGCTGATGGGGCTGGAGCCAGCACTATTGAGGGCATGGGTTACAG TAGTAAAGGCAGCACGCTATCACGGCGAGGTTGTAAGAAGGCATCGGAGACATCAGGCAAAGGGGATGAGAGTGGGCGTGGCATGGATGCCCAGGTACCACATGAGGATCTGGAGAGAAACCAGAAGATCCTGCagtggatgatggatggagacCGACAAAGGAAGAGCACACATGG cGGCAGCACCAGTAGCTCCAGGAGGACTGGAACCAGCAGCGAGTCGCCACGCCCAACTTCAGTGGAGCGACCTGGAGCTGTGCACCCCTGGGTGTCTGCCCAGCTGCGTAACAACCCTTCTTCAGTGTCCCCTGTCATCCCCGGTTCATCGTCCGCCCAGGTCCAGCCCTCGCACCCTTTCATCCAGGACCCAGCTATGCCCCCCAACCCGGCTCCCAACCCCCTCacccagctggaggaggctaggaggagactggaggaggagaggaggaggaacgcACTACAGCAGGCCAAGCAGAG GCATAAGTCTGGTAAGCGGCAAGTGTGTGAGAACATGACGGTTGCTTACTACTTTTGTGGAGAGCCAATCCCATACCGAACGTCAGTCAAAGGCCGGGTGGTGACTTTGGGCCAGTTCAAGGAGCTGCTTACCAAAAAGGGCCATTACAG GTTCTACTTTAAGAAAGTGAGCGACGAGTTTGACTGTGGTGTCGTGTTCGAGGAGGTTCGTGACGATGATGCCATCTTGCCTATCTTCGAGGAGAAGATCATCGGGAAGGTGGAGAAGGTTGACTGA